The following coding sequences are from one Xiphophorus couchianus chromosome 7, X_couchianus-1.0, whole genome shotgun sequence window:
- the LOC114148629 gene encoding paralemmin-2-like produces MAQRMPHEAGGQDGRLVLGMLAVQVERDPKTGATVIKSVAPISSPPGAPTSTTIFDDGRKSIHTVGGSVGEPSTEELGEILTVINDVGMTVLLDDVAVTPNKAEITTGNGERNKSQDHVLSFITPNGTSEEDYTQLDSSGYEMEAERIKECASVRIPDKETKIITKDTTEILENIKGQSLEEDPVTLVFLGYTDDSPEEDHNEEDYEGMLTAERVIITEDGEEHVVEPGTTASLQSASKREQETQEKTRGTTLQDVPLNDDDTEPEAQREDSVGNDGRQKKCRCCSVM; encoded by the exons ATGGCACAGCGAATGCCTCATGAAGCTGGTGGACAAGATGGCCGATTGG TCCTTGGGATGTTGGCTGTGCAGGTGGAGAGAGACCCAAAGACGGGTGCCACCGTCATCAAATCAGTGGCCCCCATCTCCTCACCTCCTGGTGCTCCGACATCTACAACCATCTTTGACGATGGGAGGAAGAGCATCCACACCGTTGGCGGTTCGGTAGGTGAACCTTCGACCGAAGAGCTTGGTGAGATTTTGACCGTCATTAATGACGTCGGGATGACGGTGCTGCTGGATGATGTAGCAGTGACGCCAAACAAGGCAGAGATTACCACTGGGAatggagaaagaaacaaaagtcaagATCACGTCCTGAGTTTCATCACCCCTAATGGCACATCAGAGGAGGACTATACACAGTTGGACAGCTCTGGGTATGAAATGGAAGCTGAGAGGATAAAAGAGTGTGCAAGTGTAAGAATCCCAGATAAAGAAACCAAGATCATCACCAAAGACACTACAGAAATTCTGGAAAACATAAAGGGTCAAAGCCTGGAGGAAGATCCAGTCACTCTTGTGTTCCTGGGTTACACTGACGACTCGCCTGAGGAGGATCACAATGAAGAGGACTACGAAGGCATGCTCACTGCAGAGCGGGTCATTATTACCGAGGACGGCGAAGAACACGTAGTGGAGCCAGGAACCACTGCTTCACTTCAATCAGCAAGCAAAAGAGAGCAAGAGACTCAGGAAAAGACTCGAGGCACGACCCTTCAGGATGTTCCACTGAACGATGACGACACAGAACCCGAAGCCCAGAGAGAAGACAGTGTTGGGAATGACGGCAGGCAGAAGAAATGTCGGTGTTGCTCTGTCATGTAG
- the LOC114147630 gene encoding uncharacterized protein LOC114147630, with protein sequence MTQNTTNCSEIFKNSKDDAEVYCDAPAQIKRYYSLMDDDEGPDDVFIQPPSPPPCRAVLSPTEGSRSATPADSGVTLPTEAADATRANPCSLARHHGEKQLMAARNELDEEITSTMQPSMEPMDDTLLSNDMNSTPMDYQDQKSTNDSACLVERRHDKTGKAERNNTSGDEESNEEPEDGPTPWKEEENYKQIYTDVDGNPGDTTNQEKECDRNYKGISCLERDLELSRTMSDLNKINDFTFSEPSEFTNDGTEERTKCGTKEEYVVCRTRSSDNILTSSEQESEEMIEQVDGNRRIASDIQQGEQLLQRLQMVQLRHDDIPNTSQEIIKVAKAEEEDKFWSEVDNGGVRGKSVTSDENEEEGASNEKERRANVTENKNNEDNDTEARTTISTPPGMAQHKQINTKDADESLDDYSEILLSSTLPLHSPCEMPGEIPFISAGHRFSAAETSMEKQIQETARARQNLQRAGGVFNLADNPDVLEIPFKTDVSLESLLTKACTVQQSQWQFSEKKMQKEISQEIQRELVLVNQGKIPGEYCKGEARQLKETKLLFEAFQQGNMEGPTRHKKLPTTAMKGPIYPSVLERTRSLEMFSLKTCLVSRAHSLRLCNSTTLEGDKSPETLRSKSPTGGSRDKMRSSSYSKHDKHLRLHRSMDSINSESSASAVEFTGKTKERQGSPILWQNPFFKLRPAMALQPEVEKDIREAKEREEELRRQRCTLYGEDKHKTEDEEKHRCTKMLKSDVKLQSRGKLERLWPPPSKTDQKKSGDLQQEAKVHRAGGQKAPLWHLWESGLINGQLSEEKE encoded by the exons ATGACCCAAAATACAACGAATTGCTCcgaaatctttaaaaattcaaaagatGATGCCGAAGTTTATTGTGATGCTCCTGCGCAGATCAAGCGGTACTACAGCTTGATGGACGACGATGAAGGGCCGGACGATGTGTTCATCCAGCCCCCTTCTCCTCCACCCTGCAGGGCTGTTTTGTCGCCAACAGAGGGAAGCAGAAGCGCAACACCAGCTGATTCTGGTGTGACCCTACCAACCGAAGCGGCTGACGCAACAAGAGCTAATCCCTGCAGCTTAGCCAGGCACCATGGTGAGAAGCAGTTAATGGCAGCACGGAACGAGCTGGATGAAGAGATAACCAGTACAATGCAGCCCTCAATGGAGCCTATGGATGACACATTGCTTTCCAATGACATGAACTCTACACCAATGGATTATCAAGACCAAAAATCCACGAATGACTCAGCTTGTCTGGTGGAGCGACGCCATGACAAAACTGGAAAAGCAGAGAGGAATAACACATCAGGGGATGAAGAATCAAATGAGGAGCCTGAAGATGGCCCAACGCcatggaaagaagaagaaaactataaacaaatatatacagaCGTGGACGGAAACCCAGGGGATACAACTAATCAAGAGAAAGAATGTGACAGAAATTACAAAGGTATTTCTTGCCTTGAGAGAGACTTGGAGTTATCAAGGACAATGTCTGATCTCAATAAAATCAatgatttcacattttcagaGCCATCAGAATTTACCAATGATGGAACGGAGGAAAGAACCAAGTGCGGTACCAAGGAAGAGTATGTAGTATGTAGAACCAGATCTTCGGACAACATCCTCACAAGCTCTGAGCAAGAATCTGAAGAAATGATTGAGCAGGTCGATGGGAACCGGAGAATAGCTTCTGACATCCAACAAGGAGAGCAACTGCTGCAGCGTCTGCAAATGGTGCAGCTACGACATGATGACATCCCAAATACATCCCAGGAGATTATCAAAGTGGCAAAAGCTGAGGAAGAAGATAAGTTTTGGTCTGAGGTTGACAACGGGGGAGTTAGAGGAAAGAGTGTAACAAGTGACGAAAATGAAGAGGAGGGTGCATCAAATGAGAAGGAACGGAGGGCAAATGtgacagagaacaaaaacaatgaggACAATGACACAGAAGCAAGGACAACTATTTCAACGCCACCAGGAATGGCACAGCACAAGCAGATCAACACAAAAGATGCAGACGAGTCTTTGGACGACTACAGCGAAATCTTGCTATCTTCAACTTTGCCACTTCACAGCCCTTGTGAAATGCCCGGTGAAATACCATTCATTTCTGCCGGGCATCGATTTTCAGCTGCTGAAACTTCAATGGAGAAACAGATCCAGGAGACGGCGCGGGCCAGGCAGAACTTGCAGAGGGCTGGGGGTGTTTTCAACCTTGCAGATAATCCGGATGTATTGGAAATTCCATTCAAGACAGATGTTTCTCTTGAGTCACTCCTTACGAAGGCATGTACCGTCCAGCAAAGCCAGTggcagttttctgaaaaaaagatgcagaaagAGATAAGCCAGGAAATTCAAAGGGAGCTGGTGCTGGTCAACCAGGGTAAGATTCCTGGGGAGTACTGCAAAGGGGAGGCCCGTCAGCTAAAGGAGACAAAACTGCTGTTTGAGGCTTTTCAGCAGGGCAACATGGAGGGACCTACAAGGCATAAGAAGCTCCCTACCACAGCAATGAAGGGTCCCATTTACCCCTCTGTTCTGGAGCGCACACGAAGCCTTGAGATGTTTTCCCTCAAGACCTGTCTTGTCTCTAGGGCGCACTCTCTGAGGCTTTGCAACTCTACAACCCTCGAAGGAGACAAAAGTCCAGAAACCCTCAGATCGAAGAGCCCAACTGGGGGTTCTCGTGACAAAATGCGCTCATCTTCTTACTCAAAACACGACAAGCACCTACGACTGCACAGGAGCATGGACTCAATAAATAGCGAATCCTCCGCTTCCGCTGTGGAGTTTACGGGTAAAACAAAGGAAAGGCAAGGATCCCCCATCCTGTGGCAAAACCCTTTCTTCAAGCTGCGCCCAGCCATGGCCCTGCAGCCGGAGGTGGAGAAGGACATTCGGGAGGCTAAGGAACGAGAAGAAGAACTGCGCAGACAGCGGTGCACACTGTATGGGGAGgacaaacataaaactgaagatgaagaaaagcatcGGTGTACAAAGATGCTTAAATCAG ATGTCAAACTACAGTCCAGGGGAAAGCTGGAGAGACTTTGGCCACCTCCCTCTAAAACGGATCAGAAGAAATCTGGGGAtttgcag